GCATGTCGGCGACGGATGACGAGTCGAGCGCGCCCACGTTGAGCGCCACGATGCCGGCGCGCGGGGCCGCGGGGTCCGCGTCGGGCCAGTCTCCGTAGACGGTGACGCCCGGCAGGTCCCGCACGCCCTCGTAGAGGCGGCGTGCCATCGCGCGGTCGTGAGCACCCACGGCATTGACGCCGCCCCGCCCCTCGATGAAGTCCAGGCCGGCCGAGAGGCCGGCGAGGCCGTGGGCGTTGAGCGTTCCCGCCTCGAGGCGCGTGGGCCAGCCTAGGGGCTGGCGTCGGTCGAAGCTGTGCACCCCCGTCCCCCCCTCGCTGTACGGCCGCACGTCCACGCCCTCGGCGCAGGCGAGCCCGCCCGTGCCCTGAGGTCCCATGAGGCCCTTGTGCCCGGTGAAGCAGACCACGTCCAAGCCCATGGCACTCATGTCCACGGGGACGCAGCCCGCCGTCTGCGAGGCGTCCACCACGCACAGGGCCCCCGCCGCGTGCGCGATCCGGGCCACGCGCGCCACGTCCACCACGTTGCCCGTGACGTTGGAGGCGTGGGTCACCACCACGGCCCGGGTGTCGGGGGCAACCAGGCGCTCGAGCTCACCCATGTCAAGCCGACCCCGCGCGTCGCAGCCGGCGTGCTCCACGCGCACCCCCTTCTCGTCGACGAGGCGGTTGAGCGGGCGCAGCACCGAGTTGTGCTCGAGCACGGTCGTGACCACATGGTCCCCAGGGCCCACCAGGCCGCGAATGGCGCAGTTGAGCGCGGCGGTCGAGTTGGCTGCAAAGGCCACGTGGTCGGGGACGGAACAGCCCAGCAGCCGTGCCACGCGCTCGCGGCAGCCGTGCACCACGCGCGAGGCGTCGAGCGACTCGGAGGTGGCGCCACGACCGGCGTTTCCGAGCGAGCCCAGGGCCGCGACCACGGCGTCGATGACGCTCTGGGGCTTGTGCAGGGTCGTGGCGGCATTGTCGAGGTAGATCATCGGAGCGCTCCAGACTCGGGAGTAGATCCCGGTTTCAGGTGCGAAAGGATGCGCGCGGAGACGGCAGCCCACGAGGCGGCGCTGGTGTCGAAGGGCTCGGACGGCGCGCGCAGGGCGTCGAGGATCGCATCGGCGAGACGCCGCTCGAAGGAGGGCAGCTCAGCGGGATCCGGCGTGTCCACGCCCACCAGGGTGGGCGGCGCCACCCAGCGCAGGGGATTTCTCGGCAGCAGGGCTTCCATCCCCTGGCAAAGGCCGGGCAGGTCCGTCATGACCACCTTGCACCCACAGGCCAAGGCCTCGATGCCCACGAGGGGCATCCCCTCGTAGAAGGAGGGCAGCACGAAGACCTCGCTCGCGCGATACGCGCGCACGACCTCTTCCTCGGGGACGCGACCCGCAAGCCTGACCGGCCAGCGGCAGGCGCGGGCGCGCCGCTCGATGCGAGCGTAGTCGCTCGAGGCGGGGTCGTGGCCGCCCACGAGCGTGAGCGAGAGGCCCTCGAGGCCCACATCCTCAGGACCTATGAGGTCGAGCGCGGCGATCAGGGACTCGACCCCCTTCTTGAAGCTCATCTTGCCCACGAACGCAAGGGAGCCCGGCCTTCTGGGCACGCGCCCGTCCCCCGGGCAGAAGATCCGGTGGTCATAGCCCGTACCCATCATGTGAACGCGCGCCCAATCCACCCCGTAGGTCTTCACGACCTGGGCAGCCTGGGTTTCGTGCAGGGCAAAGACGGCATCCATGCGACGCATCGCGCGCACGATGCGCT
This is a stretch of genomic DNA from Thermophilibacter immobilis. It encodes these proteins:
- a CDS encoding aminotransferase class V-fold PLP-dependent enzyme — encoded protein: MIYLDNAATTLHKPQSVIDAVVAALGSLGNAGRGATSESLDASRVVHGCRERVARLLGCSVPDHVAFAANSTAALNCAIRGLVGPGDHVVTTVLEHNSVLRPLNRLVDEKGVRVEHAGCDARGRLDMGELERLVAPDTRAVVVTHASNVTGNVVDVARVARIAHAAGALCVVDASQTAGCVPVDMSAMGLDVVCFTGHKGLMGPQGTGGLACAEGVDVRPYSEGGTGVHSFDRRQPLGWPTRLEAGTLNAHGLAGLSAGLDFIEGRGGVNAVGAHDRAMARRLYEGVRDLPGVTVYGDWPDADPAAPRAGIVALNVGALDSSSVADMLMEGWGIACRPGAHCAPLMHEALGTKEQGIVRLSVSWFTTEAEVDAAVDAVREIAEAA
- a CDS encoding glycosyltransferase family 4 protein, which produces MRILSVSAQKPDGTGSGTFLAQTVAAQVAAGHETAVICGVSNSDAIESLPAQTRVFSVRFDTSELPFHVCGMSDEMPYPATRYCDLTPAMEAALERAFGAALDRALLEFEPDLVICHHLYLVSSFVRERVRGVPVGVLCHATDLRQMALHGLEHERIVRAMRRMDAVFALHETQAAQVVKTYGVDWARVHMMGTGYDHRIFCPGDGRVPRRPGSLAFVGKMSFKKGVESLIAALDLIGPEDVGLEGLSLTLVGGHDPASSDYARIERRARACRWPVRLAGRVPEEEVVRAYRASEVFVLPSFYEGMPLVGIEALACGCKVVMTDLPGLCQGMEALLPRNPLRWVAPPTLVGVDTPDPAELPSFERRLADAILDALRAPSEPFDTSAASWAAVSARILSHLKPGSTPESGALR